In one window of Macadamia integrifolia cultivar HAES 741 chromosome 2, SCU_Mint_v3, whole genome shotgun sequence DNA:
- the LOC122072140 gene encoding heat stress transcription factor B-4b-like, producing the protein MAFIVERCEEMMLSVDSHKPVPAPFLTKTYQLVDDPRTDHIVSWGEDETTFVVWRPPEFARDLLPNYFKHNNFSSFVRQLNTYGFKKIVADRWEFANELFRKGEKHLLSEIHRRKTTQQQHHQHYFDHQPPPQFLHPDESGCWINDPPLASPKGEEADVLSVLTEDNQRLRKKNFMLLSELTHMKKLYNDIIYFLQNHVKPVPADQRSINNQGPKLVEVLDPPQYQTPCGLQTFKVCGSGNCSSVTLTEEPNDTVKLFGVPLCGKKRPCK; encoded by the exons ATGGCTTTCATAGTTGAGAGATGTGAGGAGATGATGTTGTCTGTGGATTCTCACAAGCCAGTTCCTGCACCCTTCCTCACTAAGACCTACCAGCTTGTTGATGATCCTCGTACAGACCACATTGTATCTTGGGGTGAAGATGAAACCACCTTTGTGGTTTGGAGACCCCCTGAGTTTGCTAGGGATCTCCTCCCTAACTACTTCAAGCATAATAACTTCTCAAGCTTTGTTAGGCAGCTTAATACTTAT GGATTTAAGAAAATTGTTGCAGATAGATGGGAGTTTGCAAATGAGCTCTTcagaaaaggagagaaacaCTTGTTGTCAGAGATCCACAGAAGGAAGACCACCCAACAACAACATCACCAACACTACTTTGATCACCAACCACCACCCCAATTCCTCCATCCAGATGAAAGTGGGTGTTGGATTAATGATCCTCCATTGGCATCACCAAAGGGAGAAGAAGCTGATGTTTTATCAGTACTCACTGAGGATAACCAGAGATTGAGAAAGAAGAACTTCATGCTATTATCAGAACTGACACACATGAAGAAGCTCTACAATGATATTATCTACTTCCTCCAAAACCATGTTAAACCAGTACCAGCAGACCAAAGGTCCATCAATAATCAAGGGCCTAAGCTCGTGGAAGTACTTGACCCACCTCAGTATCAAACTCCTTGTGGCCTCCAAACCTTTAAAGTTTGTGGTTCAGGAAACTGTTCATCAGTGACCTTAACTGAGGAACCCAATGACACTGTCAAGCTATTTGGGGTTCCTCTCTGTGGTAAGAAGAGGCCTTGTAAATAG